The stretch of DNA GAGTGAAATTCGTGTTTAGTTGCCGCCCCGTCAAATGaaaatgcaatatatatatatatatatatatatatatatatatatatatatatatatatatatatatatatatatatatatatatatccactaCTGAATTACCTTTGATGTTGATGGAGCGAATCAGAGTTCTCGTAATGATTTCCTGAGTCTaactttattatatttatttctggTCATACAGAGGGGTGCTTTGTTAGAGAAACTAAACAGGGCGAGTGCTGAAAACAAGAAACTTACTGAATTATTAACAGTCATGTATGAGAATTACAATGCATTACAAAAAAGATTAAAGGAGTACACGATCAAGAATTCGGAGTTGGATTTGATTTCGAGAAAGAGGAAACCTGAAAGTGGTATCAACAATATTCATGAAGCATACATTAGTGGCTCTTCTGAAAGCAGCTCCGGCGATGAAGAAGATTTGTGCAAGAAACCAAGAGAGGAAAAAGACAACAAAGGAAAAATATGGCGGACTAGTGTTCGAACCGAAGCATCCGATGCAAGCCTTGTAAGTTGTAACGAATATAATCACCACAAATTCAAGAAATGAAAGACAGTAACTTCTTTGAaacaaattttgttaaaaaaaaatatgtatgttTCTTGTATTCAAAGACTGTAAATTTAAACGGTTTCAGATAGTAAAAGATGGTTATCACTGGAGGAAATATGGGCAGAAGGTGACTAGAGATAACCCTTCTCCACGGGCTTACTACAAGTGTTCTTATGCTCCAAGTTGCCCAGTCAAAAAGAAGGTAATTCAACATGCCTATCCTCTACAAGCCAAGAAATAAGACATGTTATCATGGTGTGATTATTGGTGATAAATACATGATAATAGCACTAAGATTgttatcattttattttcatttcCGTGTGCCATATTTTTCTGATTATGGTCTTGCATTTTTGTCTATTCCCGTCTTGTGCATACAAATGTATCCAATATGATTCCATCTTTTGCTAATGTAGAAAAATAAGTTGCTCTCATGTACAAATTAAACTAATTTCCAAGGAACTAACCTCTACATTGTATACACTCTCACAGGTTCAAAGAAGTATAGAAGATCGAACAGTTGTAGTTGCAACTTATGAAGGGAAGCATAACCATCCTCAACCGTCGGCAAATTCCACCCCCAACAGGAGCGTGACTCTTGGAAACATGCCATGCTCAACCTCTCTTAGTTCATTCGGACCAACGGTCACGCTCGATCTCACAGTGCCAAAGACTAGTCACGACGAAACTACAAGGAGTAAGTCAAGAGGCAAGATTGCTGCACCGGAGCGCCGACACTCTTTGGTGGAACATATGGCTTCTACTTTAACAAGAGATCCAAATTTCAAAGCAGCTGTGGCAGCTGCCATCTCTGGAAAGTTTCTTCAGCTAAATACTCACACACAAAAGcggtagaattttttttttttttgctcgtCGTTTATCGGTTGTTCAGATTAGAAATACATTTGAGATAGAGATTTACAGAAGATGTCACGCGAAGCGTGGAATCCACAGGATTCTCCAAAATTACAAATTAAATTTCCAAGAGCACCGAATCTTGTattgtaaaaatatatataaaaaaaactagAAATTAATTTCTTTAGATTGATGTGAAAGCATTCCAGTTATAATCGAATAATTGAGAACATAAGCTTCTGCTAGAGTACAAGAAACAACTTTGTCTTGAACGAAAGTTACCAGCCCCGAAATTGGGTACACAAGCAAAtcaaaactcaagtcaaattaGGGACTAAAATGCTAAAAATGCCAATGGGACAACTGATACCAATCCTTTAGAAGAAATATCCCCTCAAAATATTAGATCAAAATGATTCCACCTAGGTACTATATCAGGTTTCTGTCAGGACAAAATAACTGTCATAACCCCGATTACATCAAGCTTAGAAATAAGAACCAAATTTAGAATACGTATCTAATGATATATGTAACCACGCAACTCCCCAGTTTGAAATTTAGGTTTTAAAGCAATAACTGTACTTCTCTTGcaattttagtaaattttttgtCAGTGCTTAATCACCAATATAGCGTCTACATGGTGTAATGAATCCTGCTCTTGCAGATTATCCATAGTTGTTGAGTCCAGTCTAAGATGCACAAATATCCTGTGGCACCTTTTATCATCCACTGCCCATGTTCACTGGTTTCAATCTCCCAGCACAGAGAACACGATAATAGATGATAATGAAATATATCAAGTACTTAATATTTGATAAGATATCTCAAAAGTCATTGTTAGTTGTATATATGAACTTGGACAATCTTATTTGAGCtttaaaaattatactttttatgAGTTAAAAAGACATTATCATTATTGATTTGTTGAATTAACCAAGACAAGTAATTTGGAAGAAATTTGGAGTACTATCTATTAAATGTATGTAATTATTATCTCCATATATGCAAGAACACTTTGCACCGGTGTTTcaattttatatatcaaaataatCTCACTTTTTAGTCACCACCTAAAAAGAattaaattttatgttttgttaTATATTTCATTGATGTTCAATTCCAATAAACCCTTTTCACAATAATAATGTTTTTAGCTAACGTATGCATGAACAAGTTGCTTCCTTCCCTTcacttattttattaaaattttgaaaattgaataCTGAAATATTATCTCAACTTTGCCTGTCTTATCCCTGTGATTGTGAATGACTCGTATGGACTACTGTATATCATACATGCTTTGTTGGTACTCATCCAttgcatgatatatatgtatatatatatatatacgagtAAATGAAGGAATCAAGCATCAAGAACGTTTAGACCACCACATTCTACCTGAAAAGAAAAATGGCTTCAAGACAGCCATTTCCACCAAATTCAAGCCCAAAACCAAGCATTATTGTATTCCACACAAGCTACGAAGATTCAGCTACAAAGAGCTCAAGAACGCAACCCACAACTTCAGTCACTCCAACTCAATAGGTAAAGGGGGCTCTGGTACCGTTTTCAGAGGTATTCTA from Primulina eburnea isolate SZY01 chromosome 6, ASM2296580v1, whole genome shotgun sequence encodes:
- the LOC140834977 gene encoding probable WRKY transcription factor 40: MEFFSVLNTSLDLNLKPLRILDETPEMKHEVDSSLELGVSSVEVKQERGALLEKLNRASAENKKLTELLTVMYENYNALQKRLKEYTIKNSELDLISRKRKPESGINNIHEAYISGSSESSSGDEEDLCKKPREEKDNKGKIWRTSVRTEASDASLIVKDGYHWRKYGQKVTRDNPSPRAYYKCSYAPSCPVKKKVQRSIEDRTVVVATYEGKHNHPQPSANSTPNRSVTLGNMPCSTSLSSFGPTVTLDLTVPKTSHDETTRSKSRGKIAAPERRHSLVEHMASTLTRDPNFKAAVAAAISGKFLQLNTHTQKR